A part of Gossypium hirsutum isolate 1008001.06 chromosome A07, Gossypium_hirsutum_v2.1, whole genome shotgun sequence genomic DNA contains:
- the LOC107926646 gene encoding uncharacterized mitochondrial protein AtMg00810-like, whose translation MAIVAQNKCKIYQMDMKLAFLNGYLEEEVYIEQPPGYSKQGQQDKVYHLKKALYGLKQAPRAWNTRINEYFQKNGFIKSLYEHALYTKKNEVGDIMIVCLYVDDMIFFLYSDDMIFTGNNPGMFNDFKKAMTKEFEMTNIGEMSYFLGVSVKQTKDGTFVSQKKYAEQILRKFNMKDCKPVATPAEPGTILSVDSSREPVNPTLFKSIIGSLRYLTITWPDIMYAVGIVSRYMEKPKQDHLIAAKRILRYIKGTIDQGLFYTYSQSSKLVGYSDSDYGGDLDDCKSTSGYLFHIGSAAFSWSSKKKQAVALSTCEAEYVAVATCTCQAIWLKNILGELSIIQEGPITIYVDNKSTISLVKNPVSHSRSKHIDTKYHFIREQVKNKKCGVSLLQNRRSTGGYFYEAIESRHIL comes from the coding sequence ATGGCAATTGTAGCacaaaataaatgtaaaatttatcaGATGGACATGAAGTTAGCATTCCTTAATGGCTACTTGGAAGAAGAAGTCTACATTGAACAACCACCTGGATATAGCAAACAAGGACAACAAGACAAAGTTTATCACTTGAAAAAAGCTTTATATGGACTGAAGCAGGCTCCAAGAGCATGGAACACAAGAATAAATGAATACTTTCAGAAGAATGGGTTCATAAAAAGCCTATACGAGCATGCTCTATATACGAAGAAAAATGAAGTTGGTGACATCATGATCGTTTGCTTATATGTGgatgatatgattttttttttatattcggaTGATATGATTTTCACGGGAAACAATCCAGGTATGTTCAATGACTTTAAGAAAGCTATgactaaagaatttgaaatgacaaATATAGGTGAAATGTCATACTTTCTTGGAGTCAGTGTGAAACAAACGAAAGATGGCACATTCGTGTCTCAAAAGAAGTATGCAGaacaaattttaagaaaattcaaTATGAAAGATTGTAAGCCAGTAGCCACGCCAGCAGAACCAGGCACGATATTAAGTGTTGATTCATCTAGAGAGCCAGTAAATCCAACATTGTTTAAAAGTATCATTGGAAGTTTAAGGTACTTGACTATCACGTGGCCAGACATCATGTACGCAGTGGGaatagttagcagatacatggagaAGCCAAAACAAGATCACTTGATTGCAGCAAAGAGAATTTTGAGATACATCAAAGGTACGATAGATCAGGGTTTATTTTATACATACTCACAGAGTTCAAAATTGGTTGGTTATTCAGATAGTGATTATGGTGGTGACTTGGATGATTGTAAAAGCACATCAGGATATTTATTCCATATTGGCTCTGCAGCATTTTCATGGTCATCGAAAAAGAAACAAGCAGTAGCCCTTTCAACATGTGAAGCAGAATACGTGGCTGTTGCAACTTGTACATGTCAAGCAATTTGGTTGAAGAATATTTTAGGTGAATTATCTATTATACAAGAAGGTCCAATTACAATTTATGTTGACAACAAGTCCACAATATCTCTTGTAAAGAATCCAGTGTCTCATAGTCGAAGCAAGCATATCGATACAAAGTATCATTTTATTCGAGAgcaagtgaaaaataaaaaatgtggagTTAGTTTACTGCAAAACAGAAGATCAACTGGCGGATATTTTTACGAAGCCATTGAAAGCAGACATATTCTATAA